In a single window of the Osmia bicornis bicornis chromosome 7, iOsmBic2.1, whole genome shotgun sequence genome:
- the LOC114878329 gene encoding protein FAM166B-like isoform X2: MIFDPISDEQRKHFFRQNYGAHLPGYTGHCPTLKFRVGKRFGACTEDIMKELLEKKTLKEGPYRLNSGREPRENASMRYEKDTKADWKSETRLFRAPPYILGYTGYIPGFNSIYGLSFMRAVEEGAKEWRKNQNKLRAREEAMRVRVERHDSSNVLSQVRTDNVAAEIDHGHHRNSTTFHYEISPERPPIVGYTGHIPGARGEVALSKRYGQAAKKGLELVRKEREQRLGM; encoded by the exons ATGATTTTCGATCCAATCTCCGACGAGCAGAGGAAACATTTCTTTCGGCAGAATTATGGCGCTCATTTACCTGG CTATACCGGACATTGTCCTACTCTTAAATTTCGAGTTGGAAAACGATTCGGTGCGTGCACGGAAGATATTATGAAG GAATTACTTGAGAAGAAAACTCTCAAAGAAGGGCCTTATAGACTGAATTCCGGAAGGGAGCCGCGTGAAAATGCATCGATGCGTTACGAGAAGGATACGAAAGCAGACTGGAAGAGTGAGACGCGCTTATTCAGAGCACCCCCCTATATCTTGGGATATACcg GATACATTCCTGGATTTAATAGCATATACGGTTTATCCTTCATGAGAGCCGTTGAAGAAGGAGCCAAGGAATGGcgtaaaaatcaaaataagttAAGAGCCCGTGAAGAAGCAATGAGAGTTCGCGTCGAAAGACACGATTCCAGCAACGTTTTGTCCCAAGTGAGGACAGACAACGTAGCGGCTGAAATCGATCACGGCCATCATCGAAATTCAACAACGTTTC ATTATGAAATTTCGCCCGAGAGACCGCCGATCGTTGGCTATACGGGTCATATTCCAGGAGCGAGAGGAGAAGTAGCGCTATCAAAAAGATACGGACAAGCAGCAAAAAAAGGATTGGAATTAGTTCGAAAAGAACGCGAACAAAGACTTg GTATGTGA
- the LOC114878320 gene encoding mini-chromosome maintenance complex-binding protein, whose translation MASSVKITDWTPEYYIANKSDCNVVLESANALMEIPMLNSQPLDNFKNQQLIRFRGMIQDMHNPEYYFKQYEVKNIQTEMLEVRCGMYTDSVKCLPQEEILLDSVQNQSSERHTCIVISIPGLNDWAKEKKKQLHRLNARVKDSHKRNLDQNDDKTVEYFEPIQKKERIPSIQSSEKMDTNEHNLEEDCILSKEYILNFPIPIDDGKACIVKTYEDTSLKLNEIIEVVGFISLDPFLSTIYDGEDETMTKAEMNVHHPPASLVPRLHAIKIIHLHEQTVENAPQIMSKAELIKNDLHLVLSQLLFGDHLAADYLICHLLSSVYTRRDYFCLGNYPLNITHFPAMKYTSFTKDLYKFLTLFTEKSHFLEITLDTLNDLALSPKKDYECNRLTSGVLQLSDNTHLVIDETGLTTGQITETGRENYNAIYNLVNFQRVTYDFKFYKMEYDSDIPVLILSEAKSFIPCQNQVVLKIDSESESVYPEINEIAEQYLKNENRLTNIRSYLAAVRKTKFEFNEGVTKDIQNDFIQLRQTYKAVSSDHLHALMILARLLSLSYGSNTLNREYWKEAVRMEMERLSRLPEKRQT comes from the exons ACTTTAAAAATCAACAGTTAATCAGATTCAGAGGAATGATTCAAGATATGCATAATCCAGAATATTACTTCAAACAATACGAGGTGAAGAATATTCAAACTGAAATGTTGGAAGTCAGGTGTGGAATGTACACAGACTCTGTAAAATGCTTG cCACAAGAAGAGATTCTGCTGGATTCTGTGCAAAATCAAAGTTCAGAAAGACACACGTGTATTGTTATATCGATTCCTGGGTTAAATGATTGggcaaaggaaaagaagaaacagtTGCATCGTTTGAATGCAAGAGTAAAAGATAGTcataaaagaaatttagaCCAAAATGATGATAAGACAGTGGAATATTTTGAGCCaattcaaaaaaaagaaagaattccATCGATCCAGAGTAGTGAAAAAATGGATACTAACGAACATAATTTAGAAGAAGATTGTATACTTTCAAAagaatatatattaaattttccaattCCCATAGATGATGGCAAAGCGTGTATAGTAAAG ACATACGAAGATACATCTTTGaaactaaatgaaattattgaagTAGTAGGTTTCATATCTTTGGATCCTTTTTTAAGTACTATTTACGATGGAGAAGATGAGACTATGACAAAAGCTGAAATGAATGTTCATCACCCACCTGCTTCTCTGGTTCCTAGGTTACATGCTATAAAAATAATCCACTTACATGAACAAACAGTAGAAAATGCTCCCCAAATAATGTCTAAAGCAGAATTGATAAAAAACGATCTTCATTTGGTTTTAAGTCAACTTTTGTTTGGAGATCACTTGGCTGCTGATTATTTAATCTGTCACTTACTTTCATCAGT TTATACAAGACGGGATTACTTTTGTCTTGGTAATTATCCATTAAATATAACACATTTTCCTGCGATGAAATATACATCGTTTACAAAGgatttgtataaatttttaacgTTATTTACCGAAAAAAGTCATTTCCTGGAAATTACTTTAGACACTTTAAACGATTTAGCACTATCGCCAAA AAAAGATTACGAGTGTAACAGGCTAACTAGCGGAGTGCTTCAACTTAGCGATAATACTCATCTGGTGATAGATGAAACTGGGTTAACTACTGGTCAAATTACAGAGACAGGGCGTGAAAATTACAATGCTATTTATAATTTAGTTAATTTTCAACGAGTTACATATGActttaaattctataaaatggAGTATGATAGTGATATTCCAGTTTTGATTTTATCAGAAGCCAAATCTTTTATTCCG tGTCAAAATCAAGTTGTTTTGAAAATCGATTCGGAATCAGAGAGTGTATATCCTGAAATAAACGAAATTGCGGAGCAGTATTTAAAGAATGAAAATCGACTTACAAATATTCGATCATATTTAGCAGCTGTACGAAAGACGAAATTTGAATTCAACGAGGGTGTTACAAAG GACATTCAAAATGACTTTATACAATTGAGACAAACATATAAGGCTGTAAGCAGTGATCATTTGCACGCATTAATGATACTTGCCagattattatcattatcatatGGATCGAACACTTTGAATAGAGAATATTGGAAAGAAGCCGTTCGAATGGAGATGGAACGATTAAGCAGATTACCAGAAAAAAGGCAGACTTAA
- the LOC114878329 gene encoding uncharacterized protein LOC114878329 isoform X4 has product MKELLEKKTLKEGPYRLNSGREPRENASMRYEKDTKADWKSETRLFRAPPYILGYTGYIPGFNSIYGLSFMRAVEEGAKEWRKNQNKLRAREEAMRVRVERHDSSNVLSQVRTDNVAAEIDHGHHRNSTTFHYEISPERPPIVGYTGHIPGARGEVALSKRYGQAAKKGLELVRKEREQRLGKIKNTNMV; this is encoded by the exons ATGAAG GAATTACTTGAGAAGAAAACTCTCAAAGAAGGGCCTTATAGACTGAATTCCGGAAGGGAGCCGCGTGAAAATGCATCGATGCGTTACGAGAAGGATACGAAAGCAGACTGGAAGAGTGAGACGCGCTTATTCAGAGCACCCCCCTATATCTTGGGATATACcg GATACATTCCTGGATTTAATAGCATATACGGTTTATCCTTCATGAGAGCCGTTGAAGAAGGAGCCAAGGAATGGcgtaaaaatcaaaataagttAAGAGCCCGTGAAGAAGCAATGAGAGTTCGCGTCGAAAGACACGATTCCAGCAACGTTTTGTCCCAAGTGAGGACAGACAACGTAGCGGCTGAAATCGATCACGGCCATCATCGAAATTCAACAACGTTTC ATTATGAAATTTCGCCCGAGAGACCGCCGATCGTTGGCTATACGGGTCATATTCCAGGAGCGAGAGGAGAAGTAGCGCTATCAAAAAGATACGGACAAGCAGCAAAAAAAGGATTGGAATTAGTTCGAAAAGAACGCGAACAAAGACTTggtaaaataaagaatacaaATATGGTGTAG
- the LOC114878329 gene encoding protein FAM166B-like isoform X1: MIFDPISDEQRKHFFRQNYGAHLPGYTGHCPTLKFRVGKRFGACTEDIMKELLEKKTLKEGPYRLNSGREPRENASMRYEKDTKADWKSETRLFRAPPYILGYTGYIPGFNSIYGLSFMRAVEEGAKEWRKNQNKLRAREEAMRVRVERHDSSNVLSQVRTDNVAAEIDHGHHRNSTTFHYEISPERPPIVGYTGHIPGARGEVALSKRYGQAAKKGLELVRKEREQRLGKIKNTNMV, translated from the exons ATGATTTTCGATCCAATCTCCGACGAGCAGAGGAAACATTTCTTTCGGCAGAATTATGGCGCTCATTTACCTGG CTATACCGGACATTGTCCTACTCTTAAATTTCGAGTTGGAAAACGATTCGGTGCGTGCACGGAAGATATTATGAAG GAATTACTTGAGAAGAAAACTCTCAAAGAAGGGCCTTATAGACTGAATTCCGGAAGGGAGCCGCGTGAAAATGCATCGATGCGTTACGAGAAGGATACGAAAGCAGACTGGAAGAGTGAGACGCGCTTATTCAGAGCACCCCCCTATATCTTGGGATATACcg GATACATTCCTGGATTTAATAGCATATACGGTTTATCCTTCATGAGAGCCGTTGAAGAAGGAGCCAAGGAATGGcgtaaaaatcaaaataagttAAGAGCCCGTGAAGAAGCAATGAGAGTTCGCGTCGAAAGACACGATTCCAGCAACGTTTTGTCCCAAGTGAGGACAGACAACGTAGCGGCTGAAATCGATCACGGCCATCATCGAAATTCAACAACGTTTC ATTATGAAATTTCGCCCGAGAGACCGCCGATCGTTGGCTATACGGGTCATATTCCAGGAGCGAGAGGAGAAGTAGCGCTATCAAAAAGATACGGACAAGCAGCAAAAAAAGGATTGGAATTAGTTCGAAAAGAACGCGAACAAAGACTTggtaaaataaagaatacaaATATGGTGTAG
- the LOC114878329 gene encoding uncharacterized protein LOC114878329 isoform X3 — translation MCYTGHCPTLKFRVGKRFGACTEDIMKELLEKKTLKEGPYRLNSGREPRENASMRYEKDTKADWKSETRLFRAPPYILGYTGYIPGFNSIYGLSFMRAVEEGAKEWRKNQNKLRAREEAMRVRVERHDSSNVLSQVRTDNVAAEIDHGHHRNSTTFHYEISPERPPIVGYTGHIPGARGEVALSKRYGQAAKKGLELVRKEREQRLGKIKNTNMV, via the exons ATGTG CTATACCGGACATTGTCCTACTCTTAAATTTCGAGTTGGAAAACGATTCGGTGCGTGCACGGAAGATATTATGAAG GAATTACTTGAGAAGAAAACTCTCAAAGAAGGGCCTTATAGACTGAATTCCGGAAGGGAGCCGCGTGAAAATGCATCGATGCGTTACGAGAAGGATACGAAAGCAGACTGGAAGAGTGAGACGCGCTTATTCAGAGCACCCCCCTATATCTTGGGATATACcg GATACATTCCTGGATTTAATAGCATATACGGTTTATCCTTCATGAGAGCCGTTGAAGAAGGAGCCAAGGAATGGcgtaaaaatcaaaataagttAAGAGCCCGTGAAGAAGCAATGAGAGTTCGCGTCGAAAGACACGATTCCAGCAACGTTTTGTCCCAAGTGAGGACAGACAACGTAGCGGCTGAAATCGATCACGGCCATCATCGAAATTCAACAACGTTTC ATTATGAAATTTCGCCCGAGAGACCGCCGATCGTTGGCTATACGGGTCATATTCCAGGAGCGAGAGGAGAAGTAGCGCTATCAAAAAGATACGGACAAGCAGCAAAAAAAGGATTGGAATTAGTTCGAAAAGAACGCGAACAAAGACTTggtaaaataaagaatacaaATATGGTGTAG